The genomic segment CAAAAAACTTTACCTGTAATGCCTCAGTATCAGTATATTCTTTAAAAGAGGATAATAAGTACTACTACTCGGGAACACTTATGTACGAAACAACCTCAAAATCAAGAGTCAAAAAGAAAAATATAGGTTTAGGATACGAAGACATTATAGATAAGTGGAAGATAAATTTTATGCTAGATATTGATAAGATACGTGCTTGTAAAGCAAATGATTCATTGTGTGCGATTCCCAACTATAAAAGGTTTTCATTCCCTATCAAAAAGAATCTGTACACGAATTTGGAGTCGTTTATTGGTCAGAAGTCTTGGCTTATGGATGGGGAGATTATCTTTTCGAGGCCCGAAACGGAAAAGAAATTCTATCGACATGCCTACTGTATCCGCTATAGGAATGATGAGAAATACGAATCGTTTGAGACATCCGTTTACAACACACAGCAGAATATTCGAATATCAAATAAAATGGTTTTAATTCTTAAGAAGAAGCTGTTTTTCGGGTTAAATAGGTGGGTAGAGTCTGAGTATGCAAAGCATGGACTTGAGGATATCTTTCTAGTAGATTTTTCATTAAGCCAGAGTATAACATTTAACCAGTTATCAAAAAAAGGTGTAATTGCTGGTTTTGGTATAATGGGGAATGTTAATTATATATATTCTGAGGGCGCTTTGTTCCAACCATATTTGATTGTTCAACTTGGGATTAAACTTTGAGTAAATGTTTCACGCAAAGGTGCTTTGAGTAAATGCCTCACGCAAAGTCGCTAAGCCGCAAAGAGTATAAGATAGATGAGGAACATTGTTAGAATAGAACTACAGTTTGTGCGCAAAAGGAAAAAACTCAAAGTTTTTTCTTCTTCGCAAACTTTGCGACTTTGCGAGAACCATTAATGCGAGATTAGTATGGGTAATCGATATTTTTATTTTTAAAAGAAATTTATGCGCCTGTTTAGTTGCAATTTTAAAAATATGAGGAAGAAACTATATATTTTCCTACTCTTTCTATTTATATCTGCCACTGGATATTCCCAAACATATACTGTTTCTGGCTATGTAATTGATTCTAAAACTGGAGAAACGCTAATTGGCGTTACCGTAGTTTTAAAAAATACCCAGCAGGGCATTACAACCGATGGGAATGGCTTTTTTAGAATATCGAGTATAAAACCCGGTGAGTATATCTTACAATTCTCATACGTTGGCTATAAAAAGGTTGAGAAAACTGTAAGGGTAATAAATAAAAGCATTCTGCTGAATGAAACAGCGTTAGAGCAGGAGGTAATTGAGCTAAAAGATGTGATTATTACAGCAGCACGACCCGATACGGTAGGCGATAAGGAGATAGAAACCTCGCAGCTAAAACTTTCATCGCACACAATACTCAATATCCCATCGGCAAGTGGGGATATATTTAAGGCTGTGAAATATCTTCCGGGCATTGAGGCAACAGATCCATTCTCACCTTTATACACCGCTCGTGGCAGCGATCCATCTGGTAACCTAGTGCTTCTTGATGGTGTTGCAATTTACAATCCTTACCATTTTGCAAGCGGCGATGGGATTTTTAATATTCAATCCATTAAGAATATCGACCTACTTGTTGGTGGCTTTGGTTCTGAGTTTGGAGGTCGGAACTCATCCATTCTTTATATCACTACAAAAGATGGGAATCGTGATGGTTTGCATGGGGAGTTTGAACCTACTACAACCCATTCAAAGGTATTTGCCGAGTTTCCAGTTGGTAAAAGAGGATCGATGATGGTGGCTGCCCGTTACTTTTACGATATCCCCAGTTATTTTATCTACTCAAGCAGAAGCTATTTCTACGATTTTAATATTTCGTATACAAATAGGTTGAATGAGCGTAACCGAATCACCTTTAAACTTTTCAACTCGAAGGATGATATGAGGTTTGCACCAGACAGGTTGTTTGCATACATTGATAAATCTTTTAGCATGGATGTATATGAAGATACTCAAATGAAGCTTAATAACTCATGGTCAAATAGGGCAGGAACGGCAATTCTTAAAACAGTTATAAGCCCAAGTGTATTCCTTAAAACCCAGATTTATGGCTCATTTCATTCTTCCGATAATTTCTCATCCATGGATCTTACATTTAACCCCGATAGTACAAGCCAAGAGGTAAAACTATATTACAATACCAATTTCCGAAGTAAAATTAATGATCTGTGTGCTAAGTCGGTGCTAAACATTAAATCCGATTCAATAAACACTATTAAAATAGGCGCAGAGTTCAATAACTACTACTTTAGTAATGGTGCTCGGATAAACGATATCGATAAAGGTAATAATACCCGAAGCCCATTGCTTTTTGCTGGCTTTATAGAGGATAAGATAAAGCTAGGTAATTTCATTATCCGCCCCGGATTACGCGCATCCCGATACTCTTTTAGCAATGATTGGCAGTATGAACCTAGGCTCAATCTTAGCGCAAATCTTCCTTTTTATATTAAACTCCGAGCTGCATGGGGTATTTACTACCAGAATATTATCAGCATGAATACTCAGGAGTACGAAATCAACCAGTTTTTGGATTATTACTACCCTTTAAAAAATCGTAAACCAACAAAATCGATACACTATATTTTAGGCTTCGAAAAACCTCTGTTTAAAAACTCAAGCCTCTCCCTCGATATGTATTACATTGATATGCCCGTTACATACACCTTCGACCTTAACCAGAGTGAACTCGAAGCAAGAACATTCTCGGATAAGTTGCAACAAGGTACAGGAAAATCATACGGAATAGAGTTGATGTTTAAAGCTAACTTTGAAAAATTATCGGGTTGGATAAGCTATGGTATAAGCAGAAGTACACGTAGCTATCCTTACATAATGAGTGGGAAATCGTTCCTGTTCGATTTCGACAGAACTCATTCATTTAAGGCAATTGTTAATTATAAAATAGCACCACGGTTAACATACAATTTCAGCCTTATTGCTTTAAGTGGATTACCTAAAACAATAGAAACTACCCTACAAAGCTATTACTACTACGATCCTACAACGGGTTCCATTGGTTTTTACCCATTTGGCATATCCCCAACAAAGAATAATGCCCGTTTACCTGCGGTTATTGAGGTCGATATGGGAATTATTAAAAGGATAAGAGGTGGATTTGGTGCGGAATTGGCTGAGTTTTTAAGAGCCGATGAATCGTACTTTACGTTAACAATTGGTAATATTCTATTCCTTAGGAGAAATGTTATTTGGTATTTTCCCTATGGCGGCGATAAGTATATTCCAATAGGATTTAACTATTTTCCACGCATTACGGCTGGTTATATCATTAAATTTTAGTTTTATGAGATATAAAATACACTTAATTCTGAGTATTGCTTGTATGTTGATTATTACATCATGCAGCAAGGACGATTTTCTCGATTTCCTCATTGGCCCTCAGCCAAAATTTATTGATAATAACCAATTTGTACCCGGATTTAATATCCTAGGGGTAATCAGACCCGATTCCATCGGGAATCAAACCATGTCGATGGTTCATGTTGAGAGGGTACTACCCGCAATTGGTA from the Bacteroidales bacterium genome contains:
- a CDS encoding TonB-dependent receptor — translated: MRKKLYIFLLFLFISATGYSQTYTVSGYVIDSKTGETLIGVTVVLKNTQQGITTDGNGFFRISSIKPGEYILQFSYVGYKKVEKTVRVINKSILLNETALEQEVIELKDVIITAARPDTVGDKEIETSQLKLSSHTILNIPSASGDIFKAVKYLPGIEATDPFSPLYTARGSDPSGNLVLLDGVAIYNPYHFASGDGIFNIQSIKNIDLLVGGFGSEFGGRNSSILYITTKDGNRDGLHGEFEPTTTHSKVFAEFPVGKRGSMMVAARYFYDIPSYFIYSSRSYFYDFNISYTNRLNERNRITFKLFNSKDDMRFAPDRLFAYIDKSFSMDVYEDTQMKLNNSWSNRAGTAILKTVISPSVFLKTQIYGSFHSSDNFSSMDLTFNPDSTSQEVKLYYNTNFRSKINDLCAKSVLNIKSDSINTIKIGAEFNNYYFSNGARINDIDKGNNTRSPLLFAGFIEDKIKLGNFIIRPGLRASRYSFSNDWQYEPRLNLSANLPFYIKLRAAWGIYYQNIISMNTQEYEINQFLDYYYPLKNRKPTKSIHYILGFEKPLFKNSSLSLDMYYIDMPVTYTFDLNQSELEARTFSDKLQQGTGKSYGIELMFKANFEKLSGWISYGISRSTRSYPYIMSGKSFLFDFDRTHSFKAIVNYKIAPRLTYNFSLIALSGLPKTIETTLQSYYYYDPTTGSIGFYPFGISPTKNNARLPAVIEVDMGIIKRIRGGFGAELAEFLRADESYFTLTIGNILFLRRNVIWYFPYGGDKYIPIGFNYFPRITAGYIIKF